A stretch of Natronococcus sp. CG52 DNA encodes these proteins:
- the prf1 gene encoding peptide chain release factor aRF-1: MSQEGEQEQSDRKKYEFRKVIEDLKDFEGSGTQLVSIYIPDDRQVSDVVQHVTQEHSEAANIKSKQTRTAVQDALTSIKDRLRYYDTYPPEKGMVVFSGAVDSGGGQTEMVTRVLESPPQPVESFRYHCDSDFLIEPLEEMMADQGLYGLIVLDRREANVGWLKGKRVEPVKSASSLVPGKQRKGGQSAQRFARLRLEAIDNFYQEVAGMANDLFVTKRHELDGILVGGPSPTKDEFLDGDYLHHEIQDNVIGKFDVAYTDESGLKDLVDNAEEALADAEVMKDKKQMEEFFEELNAGDLATYGFEQTRRNLMMGAVDRLLISEDLRKDVISYDCEECGNTDREVLDRRKSTPSHTCTECGSDVEATEEDREDAIDHLIEIAEQRGTETKFISTDFEKGEQLYNAFGGFAGILRYSTGV, encoded by the coding sequence ATGAGCCAGGAGGGCGAGCAGGAGCAATCCGACCGGAAGAAGTACGAGTTCCGGAAGGTCATCGAGGACCTCAAGGACTTCGAGGGGTCCGGGACACAACTCGTATCGATCTACATCCCCGACGACCGGCAGGTCAGTGACGTCGTGCAACACGTCACTCAGGAACACAGCGAGGCGGCCAACATCAAGTCCAAGCAGACCCGGACGGCCGTCCAGGACGCGCTGACGAGTATCAAGGACCGGCTGCGGTACTACGACACCTACCCGCCCGAGAAGGGGATGGTCGTGTTCTCCGGCGCCGTCGACTCCGGCGGCGGCCAGACCGAGATGGTCACGCGGGTGCTCGAGAGTCCGCCCCAGCCCGTCGAGTCGTTCCGCTATCACTGCGACTCGGACTTCCTCATCGAACCGCTCGAGGAGATGATGGCGGACCAGGGCCTCTACGGCCTGATCGTCCTCGACAGGCGCGAGGCTAACGTCGGCTGGCTGAAGGGCAAACGCGTCGAACCGGTCAAGTCCGCCTCCTCCCTCGTTCCCGGCAAACAGCGCAAGGGTGGCCAGTCCGCCCAGCGATTCGCCCGCCTGCGGCTCGAGGCGATCGACAACTTCTACCAGGAGGTCGCGGGGATGGCGAACGACCTGTTCGTCACCAAGCGACACGAACTCGACGGAATCCTCGTCGGCGGTCCCTCGCCCACCAAGGACGAGTTCCTGGACGGAGACTACCTCCACCACGAGATCCAGGACAACGTGATCGGGAAGTTCGACGTCGCCTACACCGACGAATCCGGCCTGAAGGACCTCGTCGACAACGCCGAGGAGGCGCTGGCCGACGCCGAGGTGATGAAGGACAAAAAGCAGATGGAGGAGTTCTTCGAGGAACTCAACGCGGGCGACCTCGCCACCTACGGCTTCGAGCAGACCCGACGGAACCTCATGATGGGCGCGGTCGATCGCCTGCTGATCAGCGAGGACCTCCGAAAGGACGTCATCAGCTACGACTGTGAGGAGTGCGGCAACACGGATCGAGAGGTTCTCGACCGACGCAAATCGACTCCCTCACACACCTGCACCGAGTGCGGATCCGACGTCGAGGCGACCGAGGAGGACCGCGAGGACGCCATCGACCACCTCATCGAGATCGCCGAACAGCGCGGCACCGAGACGAAGTTCATCTCGACCGACTTCGAGAAGGGCGAACAGCTCTACAACGCCTTCGGCGGCTTCGCCGGCATCCTGCGGTACAGCACCGGCGTCTAA
- the minD gene encoding cell division ATPase MinD has translation MSSETVYAIASGKGGVGKTTTTVNLGTALARAGERVAVVDADLGMANLAGFVGLNPDSTTLSDVLSERASVDDATYRLAENIVAVPSGTDLDDYAETAPEQLRDVVDELRSQYDAVLLDVGAGITHETVLPLGLADAVVVVSTPEPAAVHDSTKTLELTERAGGEAAGLVLTRTRPETDVSYEEIADRLDLPLLGTIPEDPAARESVYAGTPLVVHAPDSPASAAYRRIAADLAGIDVPNDRPDDGSESDDRSDAPPAGAQNADADPDANRDSEAEQDDVSSAITEAESER, from the coding sequence ATGTCTTCCGAAACTGTATATGCCATCGCGAGCGGGAAGGGCGGCGTCGGGAAAACGACGACGACGGTGAACCTGGGAACCGCACTGGCCCGGGCGGGCGAGCGCGTCGCCGTAGTCGACGCGGACCTGGGGATGGCGAATCTGGCGGGGTTCGTCGGCCTGAACCCCGACTCGACGACGCTGTCCGACGTCCTGTCCGAACGCGCGTCGGTCGACGACGCGACCTACCGACTGGCGGAGAACATCGTCGCCGTTCCGAGCGGGACCGACCTCGACGACTACGCAGAGACCGCACCGGAGCAACTCCGCGACGTCGTCGACGAGCTCCGGTCGCAGTACGACGCCGTCCTCCTCGACGTCGGCGCCGGAATCACCCACGAGACCGTGCTCCCGCTGGGTCTCGCCGACGCCGTCGTCGTCGTCTCGACGCCCGAACCCGCGGCCGTCCACGACTCGACGAAGACGCTCGAGTTGACCGAGCGCGCCGGCGGCGAGGCCGCCGGCCTCGTCTTGACCCGGACGCGCCCCGAGACGGACGTCTCCTACGAGGAGATCGCCGACCGACTCGACCTCCCGCTGCTCGGGACGATCCCGGAGGATCCCGCGGCCCGCGAGAGCGTCTACGCCGGAACCCCGCTGGTCGTTCACGCACCCGACAGCCCCGCGTCGGCCGCGTACCGTCGGATCGCAGCCGATCTAGCCGGAATCGACGTTCCGAACGACCGCCCCGACGATGGGTCCGAATCGGACGATCGATCGGATGCGCCGCCCGCCGGCGCGCAGAATGCAGACGCGGACCCGGACGCGAACCGCGACTCCGAGGCGGAACAGGACGACGTCTCGAGTGCGATCACGGAGGCCGAATCCGAGCGCTAA
- a CDS encoding glycoside hydrolase family 32 protein gives MPRDSNPQDDGESSREVSKLSRRNLIRVAGTGLLATTALEHTSPSVAATDTAEKIEGSEADPWRPAFHFAPPNGWINDPNGLVYHDGVYHLFFQYHPHDPWWEKIQWGHATSEDLFSWAYHGLKLPFDDENNIAKFSGGATIDEENTAGFGEDALILSYTGAHFDDPIQDQRIAYSTDNGKTVTPYDGNPVVDTDDPEFRDPNVFWYEPDQRWIMAVSRVHDGDEDGEERPAGIEIYRSEDHIDWTYESTFTNDEYNELVGDESESVYGYHSHSPEANLWECPDLFELPVEGSDETKWVMTVSVDHQREDHLVGDFDGSEFTMERRELADYGYDYYAAISWDNEPDDRLIQLGWASHWPYAELVPETGWRGSMSVPRELTLEKGDDGVELRQRPVAELATLRRETLAEVRSGEITPGRDPLEGTDAEGRSLEIHATIDPHSADTFGFRVREGENDESLVTYYTDPDDVPVVDASPSEGVPQLVFQRTDSSTDGPADDFFDEGQEDATSMPLEPREDGTIELHILVDRSTVEIFANDGDRTMTNLVFPDWDSTGVSLFAENGAAKVEDLVVYDLDPQPLGVTLHEGSHEGSYSE, from the coding sequence GTGCCACGAGATAGCAATCCGCAGGACGACGGAGAATCGTCGAGAGAAGTATCGAAACTCAGTCGCCGGAATTTGATCCGCGTAGCGGGAACCGGTCTGCTTGCGACGACGGCACTCGAGCACACCAGTCCGAGTGTCGCGGCGACGGATACCGCGGAAAAGATCGAAGGGTCGGAAGCGGATCCGTGGAGACCGGCTTTCCACTTTGCACCGCCGAACGGCTGGATCAACGATCCGAACGGGTTGGTCTATCACGATGGCGTCTATCACCTGTTCTTCCAGTATCACCCCCACGATCCCTGGTGGGAGAAGATCCAGTGGGGACACGCGACCAGCGAGGACCTCTTCAGTTGGGCGTACCACGGTCTCAAACTGCCCTTCGACGACGAGAACAACATCGCGAAGTTCTCCGGCGGTGCGACGATCGACGAAGAAAACACGGCTGGATTCGGCGAAGATGCGCTGATTCTGTCGTATACCGGCGCCCACTTCGACGATCCGATACAGGACCAACGCATCGCGTACAGCACGGATAACGGCAAAACGGTTACGCCGTACGACGGAAACCCGGTCGTCGATACCGACGACCCGGAGTTCCGCGACCCGAACGTCTTCTGGTACGAACCGGATCAGCGGTGGATTATGGCCGTGTCCCGCGTTCACGACGGAGACGAAGACGGGGAGGAGCGGCCCGCCGGTATCGAGATCTATCGCTCCGAAGACCATATCGACTGGACCTACGAAAGCACGTTCACGAACGACGAGTACAACGAACTCGTCGGCGACGAGAGCGAAAGCGTCTACGGCTATCATTCTCACTCGCCCGAGGCGAATCTGTGGGAGTGTCCCGATCTGTTCGAGTTGCCGGTCGAGGGTAGCGACGAAACCAAATGGGTCATGACGGTCTCCGTCGACCACCAGCGTGAGGATCATCTCGTCGGCGACTTCGACGGGTCGGAGTTCACGATGGAACGTCGCGAACTCGCGGACTACGGCTACGATTACTACGCTGCGATCTCGTGGGACAACGAACCCGACGACCGTCTGATCCAGCTCGGCTGGGCGTCTCACTGGCCCTACGCCGAGCTCGTTCCCGAGACCGGATGGCGGGGGAGCATGTCGGTTCCGCGCGAACTCACCCTCGAGAAAGGTGACGACGGCGTCGAACTGCGACAGCGTCCCGTCGCGGAGCTAGCGACTCTTCGGCGGGAAACGCTCGCCGAGGTGCGCTCGGGGGAGATCACGCCGGGCAGAGATCCTCTAGAGGGAACGGACGCGGAGGGTCGTTCGCTCGAGATCCACGCGACTATCGATCCTCACAGCGCCGATACGTTCGGATTCCGGGTTCGAGAGGGTGAAAACGACGAGAGCCTCGTCACGTATTACACGGACCCAGACGACGTCCCGGTTGTCGACGCGTCTCCGTCCGAAGGAGTCCCCCAACTGGTGTTCCAGCGGACGGATTCGTCCACCGACGGTCCGGCGGACGATTTCTTCGACGAGGGACAGGAAGACGCGACGAGCATGCCGCTCGAGCCGCGCGAGGACGGGACGATCGAACTCCACATCCTCGTCGACCGATCGACGGTCGAAATCTTCGCCAACGACGGGGACCGGACGATGACGAACCTGGTGTTTCCCGACTGGGACAGCACAGGCGTTTCCCTCTTCGCGGAGAACGGTGCTGCGAAGGTCGAAGACCTGGTCGTATACGACTTGGACCCGCAGCCGTTAGGCGTCACCCTTCACGAAGGATCTCACGAGGGCTCATATTCGGAGTGA
- the argS gene encoding arginine--tRNA ligase codes for MFLALRAEVESALEEALSTLEFPTDDLGIEEPPEDVESVLASSVAFRLAGEAGAPPPQVAGRLADEIDADALTYVSEVQTQGPYLNFLPSDAYLGETLETATDDTYGALEDREQSVVVEHTSANPTGPVHVGRARNPIIGDAVANLLDYAGYDVDRHYYVNDAGRQMAVFTWAYETFDEEDLETEPERDRPEYDLVRYYRKGNAFLENADEEAVEEAEAEIEAIMQGLEGGDEGAYERVSEVVDQVLGGMKECLARLPAEFDEFVKETKFMRNGDTDDLVGRLKELDKAVYEEDAWQLELDEYGIEKNLVFLRADDTSLYPTRDLAHHEWKFDNYDRAVTVLGEDHKLQAKQLRTTLELLGNDTDPLRQVLYSYVNLPEGKMSTRRGTGVDLDDLLDEAIDRAREEVETRLNDRIRDDDLDEEDIERIAHQVGIGAVRYDIVSKQPTKAITFEWDQALDFEAQSAPYVQYVHARCCGILEEADVDPEGDLEALNLDAADADPLETPEERDLLETIARFPSVVDEAADDLEPHQIATYTREFADRFNAFYRECPVLADDVDPDVREARLALVAASKHTVANALSILGVDAPRSM; via the coding sequence ATGTTCCTCGCTCTACGCGCGGAGGTCGAGAGTGCCCTCGAGGAGGCCCTGTCGACCCTCGAGTTCCCGACGGACGACCTCGGGATCGAAGAACCGCCGGAAGACGTCGAAAGCGTACTCGCCTCGAGCGTCGCCTTCCGACTCGCCGGCGAAGCCGGTGCGCCGCCGCCGCAGGTCGCCGGCCGGCTCGCCGACGAAATCGATGCCGACGCCCTGACCTACGTCTCCGAGGTCCAGACCCAGGGGCCCTACCTCAACTTCCTGCCGAGCGACGCCTACCTCGGGGAAACGCTCGAGACCGCGACCGACGACACGTACGGCGCACTCGAGGACCGCGAGCAGTCCGTCGTCGTCGAACACACGAGCGCGAACCCGACGGGACCGGTCCACGTCGGCCGCGCGCGGAACCCGATCATCGGCGACGCAGTGGCGAACCTGCTCGACTACGCCGGCTACGACGTCGACCGCCACTACTACGTCAACGACGCCGGCCGGCAGATGGCCGTCTTCACCTGGGCCTACGAGACCTTCGACGAGGAGGATCTCGAGACGGAGCCCGAACGCGACCGCCCCGAGTACGACCTCGTTCGCTACTACCGGAAGGGCAACGCCTTCCTCGAGAACGCCGACGAGGAGGCCGTCGAGGAGGCCGAAGCCGAGATCGAGGCCATCATGCAGGGACTCGAGGGGGGCGACGAGGGAGCCTACGAGCGCGTCAGCGAGGTCGTCGATCAGGTGCTCGGCGGCATGAAGGAGTGTCTCGCGCGCCTGCCGGCAGAGTTCGACGAGTTCGTCAAGGAGACGAAGTTCATGCGCAACGGCGATACCGACGACCTCGTGGGCCGACTGAAGGAGCTCGACAAGGCCGTCTACGAGGAAGACGCCTGGCAGCTCGAGCTCGACGAGTACGGCATCGAGAAGAACCTGGTCTTCCTGCGCGCCGACGACACCTCGCTGTACCCGACCCGCGACCTGGCCCACCACGAGTGGAAGTTCGACAACTACGATCGCGCGGTGACGGTGCTCGGCGAGGACCACAAGCTCCAGGCCAAGCAGCTCCGCACGACCCTCGAGTTGCTCGGTAACGACACCGATCCGCTGCGGCAGGTGCTCTACTCCTACGTGAACCTCCCGGAGGGGAAGATGAGCACTCGCAGAGGTACCGGCGTCGACCTGGACGACCTGCTCGACGAGGCGATCGACCGCGCTCGCGAGGAGGTCGAAACCCGACTGAACGACCGGATCCGCGACGACGACCTGGACGAGGAAGATATCGAGCGCATCGCCCACCAGGTCGGTATCGGCGCGGTTCGGTACGACATCGTCTCGAAGCAGCCCACGAAGGCGATCACCTTCGAGTGGGACCAGGCGCTCGACTTCGAGGCCCAGTCCGCCCCCTACGTCCAGTACGTCCACGCGCGCTGTTGTGGCATCTTAGAGGAGGCCGACGTCGATCCCGAGGGCGACCTCGAGGCGCTGAACCTCGACGCCGCCGACGCCGACCCGCTCGAGACGCCCGAAGAACGGGACCTGCTCGAGACGATCGCCCGGTTCCCGTCGGTCGTCGACGAGGCAGCCGACGATCTGGAGCCCCACCAGATCGCGACCTACACCCGCGAGTTCGCCGACCGGTTCAACGCCTTCTACCGGGAGTGTCCCGTCCTCGCGGACGACGTCGACCCCGACGTCCGCGAGGCGCGGCTGGCGCTCGTGGCCGCCTCGAAACACACGGTCGCGAACGCGCTCTCGATTCTCGGCGTCGACGCGCCGCGGTCGATGTAG